In Halopseudomonas xinjiangensis, a single genomic region encodes these proteins:
- a CDS encoding gamma carbonic anhydrase family protein codes for MKYSLGDARVEMADDAWIADNATVVGNVRLEAGASVWFGAVIRGDNELILLGEHSNVQDGAVMHTDPGSPLTLGKGVTVGHNAMLHGCTVGDYSLIGINAVVLNGAKIGKHCIIGANALIPEGKEIPDGSLVMGSPGKVVRELNEQQKKMIEAGAAHYVHNAQRYRRDLKPQDD; via the coding sequence ATGAAGTACAGCCTTGGAGATGCCCGGGTCGAAATGGCCGATGACGCCTGGATCGCCGATAACGCCACGGTGGTCGGCAATGTACGCCTGGAGGCGGGTGCGAGCGTCTGGTTCGGCGCGGTGATCCGCGGCGACAATGAGCTGATCCTGCTTGGTGAACACAGCAATGTACAGGATGGCGCGGTGATGCATACCGACCCCGGCTCGCCGTTGACGCTCGGCAAGGGCGTGACCGTCGGCCATAACGCCATGCTGCATGGCTGCACCGTGGGCGATTACAGTCTGATCGGTATCAACGCGGTGGTGCTCAACGGCGCGAAGATCGGCAAGCACTGCATCATCGGCGCCAATGCGCTGATCCCCGAGGGCAAGGAAATCCCTGACGGCTCGCTGGTCATGGGTTCACCCGGCAAGGTTGTGCGTGAGCTCAACGAGCAGCAGAAGAAGATGATCGAGGCTGGCGCTGCGCATTACGTGCACAACGCTCAGCGCTACCGCCGCGACCTGAAGCCGCAGGACGATTGA
- a CDS encoding NUDIX hydrolase encodes MLDQMRTRVLEHKPREIEAAGLPEAGVLIPVTCVHDEPEIILTLRSRRLSTHSGEVSFPGGRRDPGDVDLRYTALRETHEEIGLPPDAVDVVGPMDSLVSRFGIKVTPYVGIVPDVFDLKPNPSEIEEVFRVPVRYFLGDPREMTHRIDYQGRSWYVPSYRFEGFKIWGLTALMLTELMNVAFDARIPLHTPYESDHEQE; translated from the coding sequence ATGCTGGACCAGATGCGCACGCGGGTACTGGAACACAAGCCGCGCGAGATCGAGGCGGCAGGCCTGCCGGAAGCCGGTGTTCTGATTCCGGTAACCTGTGTGCATGATGAACCGGAAATCATCCTCACGCTGCGCTCGCGGCGGCTTTCGACGCATTCCGGCGAGGTGTCCTTCCCAGGTGGTCGGCGTGATCCGGGGGATGTCGACCTGCGTTATACCGCCCTGCGCGAGACGCATGAAGAGATCGGCCTGCCGCCCGACGCGGTCGATGTGGTCGGTCCGATGGACAGCCTGGTGTCGCGCTTCGGCATCAAGGTGACGCCTTACGTGGGCATCGTGCCGGATGTGTTCGATCTGAAGCCCAATCCCAGCGAAATCGAAGAAGTGTTTCGGGTGCCGGTGCGCTATTTCCTCGGCGATCCGCGGGAGATGACTCACCGGATCGACTATCAGGGTCGTAGCTGGTACGTGCCCAGTTATCGCTTCGAAGGCTTCAAGATATGGGGCCTGACCGCGTTGATGCTGACCGAGCTGATGAACGTCGCGTTCGACGCGCGCATCCCGCTGCACACCCCCTACGAATCCGATCACGAACAGGAGTGA
- a CDS encoding NUDIX hydrolase: MKYCSHCGETVSELIPPGDNRLRYVCGHCETIHYQNPRIVAGCLAVHEQQVLLCRRAIEPRHGFWTLPAGFMENGETTEQAALRETWEEARARVQAQQLYMLFNLPHINQVYMFFRAELSDLEFAAGEESLEVRLFHEHEIPWNELAFPTIGKTLKQYFIDRQVSDFPVRMTDITYPARAPRQAV; this comes from the coding sequence ATGAAATACTGCAGCCATTGCGGCGAAACAGTCTCCGAACTGATTCCGCCGGGGGACAACCGCCTGCGCTACGTGTGCGGCCACTGCGAAACCATCCACTATCAGAACCCGCGCATCGTCGCCGGCTGCCTGGCCGTGCACGAGCAGCAGGTGCTGTTGTGCCGTCGCGCCATCGAGCCTCGGCACGGCTTCTGGACGCTGCCCGCAGGCTTCATGGAAAACGGCGAGACCACCGAGCAGGCAGCACTGCGGGAAACCTGGGAAGAAGCCCGCGCTCGGGTCCAGGCACAGCAGCTATACATGCTGTTCAATCTTCCGCATATCAATCAGGTGTACATGTTCTTCCGCGCCGAACTGAGCGACCTGGAGTTTGCCGCCGGCGAGGAAAGCCTCGAGGTCAGGCTGTTTCACGAGCACGAGATTCCCTGGAACGAGCTGGCGTTTCCTACCATCGGCAAGACACTCAAGCAGTACTTCATCGATCGCCAGGTCAGCGACTTTCCAGTCCGCATGACTGATATCACCTACCCGGCCCGGGCGCCCCGACAGGCCGTATGA
- a CDS encoding L,D-transpeptidase family protein, translated as MAGPFIDKLLIHKAERRLDVISHGEVIRTYRVSLGKQPVGHKQRAGDQRTPEGIYFIDWRHESEQYNLSLHLDYPNLKDSAAAWRRGDDPGSMIMIHGTPIDEEYPEWFFEGLDWTNGCIALNNVNMRELWELVPDGTLVDIRP; from the coding sequence ATGGCCGGCCCGTTCATCGACAAGCTGCTCATCCACAAGGCTGAACGACGGCTGGACGTGATCAGCCACGGCGAGGTCATCCGCACCTACCGTGTCTCGCTGGGCAAACAGCCTGTTGGACACAAGCAGCGTGCCGGCGACCAGCGCACGCCCGAAGGCATCTACTTCATCGACTGGCGTCACGAAAGCGAGCAGTACAACCTCAGCCTGCACCTGGATTATCCGAACCTCAAGGATAGCGCTGCGGCATGGCGGCGCGGCGACGATCCCGGCAGCATGATCATGATCCATGGCACGCCGATCGACGAGGAATATCCGGAATGGTTCTTCGAGGGTCTCGATTGGACCAACGGCTGCATCGCTCTCAACAACGTGAACATGCGCGAGCTATGGGAACTGGTACCTGACGGCACCCTCGTCGACATCCGTCCTTGA
- a CDS encoding cytochrome-c peroxidase has translation MKLKLLCLALAASLSVPCLADRIADEPIKPIEPAKITEPQKVELGKKLFFDPRLSRSGFISCNSCHNLSTGGSDNLPTSIGHNWQEGPINSPTVLNSSMSVAQFWDGRAKTLEEQAAGPISNPKEMALTHAVALDVLRSIPQYRSDFADIYGTQEITLDQVTNAIAAFEETLVTPDSRFDRWLKGDDNALTDQELAGYETFKEVGCTACHNGAAVGGTSFQKMGIVKPYITDNPAEGRVAVTGDDADRFSFKVPTLRNVELTYPYFHDGAHWQLDKAVDLMARLQLGRELPKSDIDNMTAFLKTLTGEQPQFAIPRLPPSTENTPKPVPFAKD, from the coding sequence ATGAAATTGAAACTGCTGTGCCTGGCACTGGCTGCAAGCCTCTCCGTCCCGTGCCTGGCTGATCGTATCGCCGACGAGCCGATCAAACCCATCGAGCCAGCCAAGATCACCGAACCGCAGAAGGTCGAACTGGGCAAGAAGCTGTTCTTCGATCCGCGACTGTCCCGTTCGGGTTTCATTTCCTGCAACTCCTGCCACAACCTGAGCACCGGCGGCAGTGACAACCTGCCGACGTCCATCGGCCATAATTGGCAGGAAGGGCCCATCAACTCGCCGACGGTATTGAACTCGAGCATGAGCGTCGCGCAGTTCTGGGACGGCCGGGCGAAGACGCTCGAAGAGCAGGCCGCGGGCCCGATCTCCAATCCCAAGGAAATGGCTCTCACCCATGCCGTAGCGCTAGACGTGCTGCGCTCCATTCCGCAGTACCGCAGCGATTTTGCGGACATCTACGGCACTCAGGAGATCACGCTGGATCAAGTGACCAACGCGATCGCCGCCTTCGAAGAAACCCTGGTCACGCCTGACTCGCGCTTCGACCGGTGGCTCAAGGGCGATGACAACGCGCTGACCGACCAGGAGCTGGCCGGCTACGAGACTTTCAAGGAAGTGGGCTGCACCGCCTGCCACAATGGCGCGGCCGTTGGCGGCACCTCATTTCAGAAAATGGGCATCGTCAAACCCTATATCACCGACAACCCGGCCGAAGGCCGTGTAGCGGTCACCGGTGACGATGCGGACCGGTTTTCCTTCAAGGTGCCGACACTACGCAACGTCGAACTGACCTACCCCTACTTCCACGACGGAGCACATTGGCAGCTGGACAAAGCGGTGGACCTGATGGCGCGGCTGCAGCTGGGCCGCGAACTGCCGAAGAGCGATATCGACAACATGACCGCGTTCCTCAAGACCTTGACCGGGGAGCAGCCCCAGTTCGCCATTCCGCGACTGCCGCCGTCGACCGAGAACACGCCGAAACCCGTCCCCTTCGCCAAGGACTAA
- a CDS encoding Nif3-like dinuclear metal center hexameric protein, protein MYKLCFFVPESHLEPVKRAVFDAGAGKMGDYDSCCWQALGQGQFRPLKGADPHIGEVGELEYVQEYRVETLCHGDVVRDVVAALRKAHPYEEPAFDVWALTQELMM, encoded by the coding sequence ATGTACAAACTCTGTTTTTTCGTGCCTGAATCGCACCTAGAGCCCGTCAAGCGTGCAGTCTTCGACGCAGGGGCCGGCAAGATGGGCGATTACGATTCATGCTGTTGGCAAGCGCTGGGCCAGGGGCAGTTCCGGCCGTTGAAAGGAGCCGATCCGCATATAGGCGAGGTCGGTGAGCTGGAATACGTACAGGAATACCGCGTCGAGACCCTATGCCACGGCGATGTGGTACGAGATGTGGTAGCGGCCTTGCGCAAGGCGCACCCTTACGAAGAACCTGCTTTCGATGTCTGGGCGTTGACCCAGGAACTGATGATGTAA
- a CDS encoding entericidin A/B family lipoprotein → MKLAMKSMLLSMLFMFGVAGCNTMQGAGEDIERGGEAIQRQSN, encoded by the coding sequence ATGAAGCTTGCGATGAAATCTATGCTGCTCAGCATGCTGTTCATGTTCGGTGTTGCTGGTTGCAACACGATGCAAGGTGCAGGTGAAGATATTGAGCGAGGCGGGGAAGCTATCCAGCGCCAGTCCAACTGA
- a CDS encoding GFA family protein has protein sequence MKSITGRCLCETIVYQIEGDLGPVFNCHCSKCRRWHGAAFRTRASIKRSQFTWLAGEHLLSRFNSSDNVTKTFCSICGSNLASFYADNPDVVGIALGGLEGDPGRRPLANIFVGSKALWYALSDGLPQFEAWPVSEAAVRETVDDSASD, from the coding sequence ATGAAATCGATTACCGGGCGATGCCTGTGTGAAACCATCGTCTACCAGATCGAGGGTGACCTCGGGCCTGTCTTCAACTGCCACTGCTCCAAATGCAGACGCTGGCATGGCGCTGCGTTCAGAACACGCGCGTCGATCAAACGCTCACAGTTCACCTGGCTTGCTGGCGAACACCTGCTGTCTCGATTCAATTCATCCGACAACGTGACCAAAACCTTCTGCTCGATCTGCGGCTCGAACCTGGCCAGCTTCTACGCGGACAACCCTGATGTTGTCGGTATCGCCTTGGGTGGCCTAGAGGGCGATCCGGGTCGGCGCCCTCTGGCGAACATCTTCGTCGGCTCCAAAGCTCTTTGGTATGCGCTGAGTGACGGCCTGCCGCAGTTCGAGGCGTGGCCGGTCTCGGAGGCGGCGGTGCGCGAGACGGTCGACGATTCGGCATCCGATTGA
- a CDS encoding pyridoxamine 5'-phosphate oxidase family protein — translation MDIDTATLVTTTEQLTGLYASPSERAKLKQIDHLDVHCRAFIAASPFFALSTCGKSGADCSPRGDSSGSVLAVDEHTLLIADRRGNNRLDSLRNILDNPSVGLLFLIPGRNETLRVNGRAQISRDPALLARFEVAGKLPVTVLVVRVDEAFIHCARALVRGGLWETRAQTPAVPSIGTMLAAHTQGKVDAQAYDEQVAAHLKDTLY, via the coding sequence ATGGATATTGATACGGCAACGCTGGTCACCACGACTGAACAGCTCACCGGGCTCTACGCTTCGCCCAGCGAGCGGGCGAAGCTCAAGCAGATTGATCATCTGGATGTGCATTGCCGTGCATTCATCGCGGCCTCCCCTTTTTTCGCACTGTCCACCTGCGGCAAGTCGGGAGCGGATTGTTCTCCCCGTGGCGACTCGTCAGGCTCGGTGCTGGCAGTCGATGAGCATACGCTGCTGATAGCCGATCGGCGCGGCAACAACCGGCTGGATAGCTTGCGCAATATTCTCGACAACCCTTCGGTTGGTCTGCTGTTTCTTATTCCCGGGCGCAACGAAACATTGCGTGTGAACGGTCGAGCGCAAATCAGCCGGGATCCGGCGTTGCTCGCGCGCTTTGAAGTAGCCGGTAAGCTGCCGGTCACCGTGCTGGTCGTGCGGGTCGATGAGGCGTTCATCCACTGCGCTCGCGCGCTGGTGCGCGGCGGGCTGTGGGAAACCCGCGCCCAGACGCCGGCGGTGCCGAGCATCGGAACCATGCTGGCCGCGCATACGCAGGGGAAAGTGGATGCGCAAGCCTATGACGAACAGGTGGCTGCGCACTTGAAGGACACGTTGTACTGA
- a CDS encoding cysteine-rich CWC family protein, with product MTQTDRPSPIQSCPLCGSDNACQPARTGSFDGDCWCKQMVVDAEVLQRIPDAARDTACLCQRCASGEAE from the coding sequence ATGACACAAACTGATCGTCCTTCGCCCATCCAGTCCTGCCCGCTATGTGGCTCCGACAACGCCTGCCAGCCGGCGCGCACAGGGTCCTTTGATGGCGACTGTTGGTGCAAGCAGATGGTTGTGGACGCGGAGGTGTTGCAGCGGATCCCGGACGCCGCCCGGGACACGGCTTGTCTCTGCCAGCGATGTGCTTCAGGCGAGGCGGAGTAG
- a CDS encoding GNAT family N-acetyltransferase has translation MHISTGEDGAVNVRNNGFVPAAVLLRPAEVVDVDGMVQCVQMAYQHFVARIGQPPAPMLDDYARLIHERMVFVAMAASTVAGVLVLRETDEGFLLDNVAVHPTYQRQGIGKMLLDHAEQCALAAGHDSIFLYTNELMVENRYLYARIGYREYDRRTEQGLSRIYMRKHLVAV, from the coding sequence ATGCACATATCTACAGGTGAAGACGGGGCAGTGAACGTTCGAAACAACGGGTTCGTCCCGGCAGCTGTCTTGCTGCGTCCGGCTGAAGTGGTCGACGTAGACGGCATGGTTCAGTGCGTTCAAATGGCGTACCAACATTTCGTTGCGCGCATTGGCCAACCGCCTGCTCCGATGCTGGATGATTACGCCAGGTTGATTCACGAGCGGATGGTATTTGTCGCCATGGCAGCAAGCACGGTGGCCGGTGTGCTGGTGCTTCGGGAGACCGATGAAGGCTTCCTTTTGGACAACGTGGCAGTGCACCCCACCTACCAGCGGCAGGGCATAGGCAAGATGCTGCTGGATCATGCTGAACAATGTGCATTAGCGGCAGGTCACGACAGCATTTTCCTGTACACCAACGAGCTGATGGTTGAAAACCGCTACCTCTATGCGCGAATCGGTTATCGCGAATACGACAGACGCACCGAGCAGGGGTTGTCACGCATTTATATGCGAAAGCATCTCGTGGCCGTTTGA
- a CDS encoding heavy metal-binding domain-containing protein — translation MIVSTTHSIEGRKITRYCGIVAGEAILGANLFKDLFAGIRDMVGGRSATYERELTRARDIALKELEEKAAEAGANAVVGVDIDYEVLGERNGMLMVSASGTAVVVE, via the coding sequence ATGATCGTATCGACCACGCATAGCATCGAAGGCCGGAAAATTACCCGGTACTGCGGTATCGTTGCCGGCGAAGCCATCCTCGGCGCCAATCTGTTCAAGGATCTGTTCGCGGGCATCCGCGACATGGTGGGTGGTCGCTCCGCCACCTATGAGCGGGAGCTGACCCGAGCACGGGACATCGCGTTGAAAGAGTTGGAAGAAAAAGCTGCTGAAGCGGGCGCCAATGCGGTGGTCGGCGTAGATATCGACTACGAGGTGCTCGGTGAGCGTAACGGCATGTTGATGGTGTCGGCCAGCGGGACGGCGGTGGTCGTCGAGTAA
- a CDS encoding DNA ligase, with protein MRYLCSFLILSFTFLVQLAQAEQGSPHQPMLASVYRGEVQLTEYWVSEKLDGVRGHWDGDSLWTRGGYRIAAPDWFTDGWPATPMDGELWIARGRFDEVSGIVRSTAPNDKAWRDVRFMVFDLPAHGGSFDARVEAMRKIAGRATAWLQPVEQYKVTGADQLDQALHRVVAAGGEGLMLHHQHAVYRSGRSQDLLKYKQYEDAEAWVVGYTEGSGKYTGKVGALIVERDDGRRFRLGSGLSDAERDNPPPIGSWVTYRFNGLTSTGLPRFARFMRIREEAPDMPQSVANIISTTPGSTP; from the coding sequence ATGCGTTATCTCTGTTCGTTCCTCATCCTCAGCTTTACCTTCCTCGTTCAGCTCGCGCAGGCAGAGCAAGGCTCGCCGCACCAGCCCATGCTCGCGAGTGTCTACCGCGGCGAGGTGCAGCTCACCGAATACTGGGTCAGCGAGAAGCTCGACGGTGTGCGTGGGCACTGGGACGGCGATTCGCTATGGACCCGCGGAGGATATCGGATCGCAGCGCCAGACTGGTTCACTGACGGTTGGCCCGCCACGCCCATGGATGGCGAGCTCTGGATCGCCCGGGGTCGCTTCGACGAGGTGAGCGGCATCGTGCGCAGCACCGCTCCCAACGACAAAGCCTGGCGCGACGTGCGGTTCATGGTGTTCGATCTGCCGGCGCATGGCGGGTCGTTCGATGCGCGCGTCGAAGCCATGCGCAAGATAGCCGGCCGTGCGACTGCCTGGTTGCAGCCCGTCGAGCAATACAAGGTGACCGGTGCGGACCAGCTGGATCAAGCCCTGCATAGAGTGGTCGCGGCCGGCGGCGAAGGCTTGATGCTTCACCATCAGCATGCTGTGTATCGCTCGGGCCGCAGCCAGGACCTGCTCAAGTACAAACAATATGAAGATGCCGAAGCCTGGGTTGTGGGCTATACCGAAGGCAGCGGTAAATACACCGGCAAAGTCGGTGCCCTTATCGTCGAGCGAGACGACGGTCGGCGCTTTCGTTTGGGCAGCGGTTTGAGCGATGCCGAGCGTGACAATCCACCGCCCATTGGCAGTTGGGTCACCTACCGCTTCAACGGGTTGACCTCGACCGGTCTGCCGCGATTTGCCCGGTTCATGCGTATCCGTGAGGAGGCGCCGGACATGCCGCAATCTGTCGCAAACATCATATCCACCACACCAGGGAGCACACCATGA
- a CDS encoding pseudouridine synthase: MNTQAGLFDRSVGATQHASTAVDPNPLVELFRDPYLLAVHKPAGLLLHRSPIDRHETEFALQYARALNGGEHVYPVHRLDRPTSGLLLFARDPDTASVLGKAFMAGEVQKTYLALVRGWSAEAGLIDHPLREHAIDRRCKDDPQPMREARSRFRRLATTEIPVRLEGYPSSRYSLVELYPETGRKHQLRRHMQHIAHPIIGDTNYGRTRHNHYFAERFGYSRLMLAATGMSFAHPVTGEPMTLRAEPDASFTRVLSVFGENLPPLPGGAGQDSAGP, from the coding sequence ATGAACACACAGGCCGGTTTATTTGACCGGAGCGTGGGCGCGACACAGCATGCTTCTACTGCAGTCGATCCGAACCCGCTGGTCGAACTCTTTCGCGACCCCTATCTGCTGGCCGTGCACAAACCCGCCGGCCTGTTGCTGCACCGCAGCCCGATCGACCGGCATGAGACCGAATTCGCGCTGCAGTATGCTCGTGCCTTGAACGGCGGCGAGCATGTCTATCCGGTCCATCGTCTGGACAGGCCCACCTCCGGTTTGCTGCTGTTCGCGCGTGATCCGGATACTGCCAGTGTCCTAGGCAAGGCTTTTATGGCAGGCGAAGTGCAGAAGACCTATCTTGCACTGGTTCGTGGGTGGAGCGCGGAGGCCGGGCTGATCGATCACCCGTTACGTGAGCATGCGATCGACCGCCGCTGCAAGGACGATCCGCAACCCATGCGCGAGGCGCGTTCCCGCTTTCGACGCCTGGCGACCACCGAGATCCCGGTCCGGCTCGAAGGTTATCCTTCGAGCCGCTACAGTCTGGTCGAACTGTACCCGGAGACCGGCCGCAAGCATCAGCTACGCCGGCACATGCAGCATATTGCCCATCCCATCATTGGCGATACCAACTACGGCCGGACGCGGCACAACCATTACTTCGCCGAGCGATTCGGCTACAGCCGACTGATGCTCGCCGCTACCGGCATGAGCTTTGCCCATCCGGTCACTGGCGAGCCGATGACGCTGCGCGCCGAGCCGGACGCGAGTTTCACACGGGTGCTGTCCGTGTTCGGTGAAAATTTACCGCCTTTGCCGGGGGGAGCCGGCCAGGATTCGGCCGGCCCGTAA
- a CDS encoding FMN-binding negative transcriptional regulator, producing MYVPSHFKQDNTETLLQYIRQHGFGLLIVADEQGIEANHVPFYLSESDGCMGVLQCHLARGNPVWQRLEQGAKVLVVFKGPHAYVSPSWYPSKAEHGRVVPTWNYLAVHVEGPVRLVEDAGWLGHHLRALSGQHESGRASPWSVDDAPRDYTNKLIRGIVGVEIRIDKLTGKLKASQNQPEANRAGVKAGLADDGEHAMADLIE from the coding sequence ATGTACGTGCCCAGCCATTTCAAGCAGGACAACACCGAAACGCTGCTGCAATACATCCGCCAGCACGGTTTCGGCTTGCTGATCGTTGCAGATGAGCAGGGCATCGAAGCCAACCATGTGCCGTTTTATCTGAGCGAATCAGACGGCTGCATGGGGGTGCTGCAGTGTCATTTAGCGCGCGGCAATCCGGTGTGGCAGAGGCTCGAACAGGGGGCGAAGGTGCTGGTGGTGTTTAAGGGGCCACATGCTTATGTGTCGCCCTCGTGGTATCCCTCCAAAGCCGAGCATGGCCGGGTTGTGCCTACCTGGAATTATCTCGCCGTCCACGTTGAAGGCCCGGTGCGACTAGTAGAGGACGCCGGCTGGCTGGGGCATCACCTGCGTGCTCTGAGCGGCCAGCACGAGTCCGGGCGAGCCAGCCCCTGGTCGGTCGACGACGCGCCACGGGACTACACGAACAAGCTGATCCGCGGGATCGTTGGCGTGGAAATCAGGATCGACAAGCTGACCGGTAAACTCAAAGCCAGCCAGAACCAACCGGAGGCCAACCGCGCCGGGGTGAAGGCGGGGCTGGCGGATGATGGCGAGCACGCCATGGCCGATCTGATCGAATGA
- a CDS encoding nucleoside/nucleotide kinase family protein yields MTDLLDDIARYVLQARGEFVTRVAIDGADGAGKTRFAASLAHRLDAWGVGVMRASVDGFHQPRAVRYRRGRYSAEGFYSDSYDYPALKRLLLDPLSPGGAGKYVSAAFDHVTDRRVSVEPRLARPGMCSCSMVSSLTAQN; encoded by the coding sequence ATGACCGACCTGCTGGACGACATCGCGCGCTACGTTCTGCAAGCGCGAGGCGAATTCGTCACTCGCGTTGCCATCGACGGCGCGGACGGTGCGGGCAAGACCCGGTTTGCCGCTTCATTGGCTCATCGCTTGGATGCATGGGGCGTAGGCGTGATGCGCGCGTCGGTAGACGGGTTTCATCAGCCACGCGCCGTTAGGTATCGGCGCGGCCGGTACTCGGCAGAAGGTTTCTATTCCGATTCCTATGACTATCCGGCCTTGAAGCGCCTGCTGCTCGATCCGCTTTCCCCGGGTGGCGCGGGCAAGTATGTGTCCGCTGCGTTCGACCACGTCACGGATCGGCGTGTCTCGGTTGAGCCGCGACTAGCCCGGCCCGGGATGTGCTCTTGTTCGATGGTATCTTCACTCACCGCCCAGAATTGA
- a CDS encoding thioesterase family protein — translation MSGIIRNLLTLISALAMRHRAGPWATVHKHFWVTPFDCGTRVLKSDKYLQIAESAQLDFLVRTGLLGTLLRKGHKFVNTSQLVVFLKPVAMFKRVRIETAILFADDRCAYFSHVLFLEDQRHGQILVKMKFKKDGRTVPPGSVFGECARQKPACVEAWDRTLEHLS, via the coding sequence ATGTCAGGCATCATCCGGAACCTCCTAACGCTGATATCCGCGCTTGCCATGCGTCATCGAGCCGGCCCGTGGGCGACCGTGCATAAACACTTTTGGGTCACTCCTTTCGACTGTGGTACGAGGGTTTTGAAAAGCGACAAATACCTGCAAATAGCCGAGTCGGCTCAACTCGATTTCCTGGTTAGGACGGGTTTGCTCGGCACCCTTCTGCGCAAAGGACACAAGTTCGTCAACACCTCCCAGCTAGTCGTTTTTCTCAAGCCTGTCGCAATGTTCAAGCGGGTCCGTATCGAGACCGCCATTCTCTTCGCGGACGATCGGTGTGCCTATTTCTCGCATGTGCTCTTCCTTGAAGACCAACGGCACGGTCAAATTCTGGTGAAGATGAAGTTCAAGAAGGACGGTCGTACCGTTCCGCCGGGTAGCGTATTTGGAGAGTGCGCACGCCAGAAGCCTGCTTGCGTCGAAGCGTGGGACCGAACGCTTGAGCATCTGAGCTGA
- a CDS encoding DUF3291 domain-containing protein: protein MLQYHIAQLNIASLMAPIDSLQLFDFVENLNRINSLADQSPGFIWRLQTEDGDATGIDYFGSDHIVNVSLWDSIEALHHYVYRSAHVEIMRRKKEWFHKMAESHMVLWWVPAGHIPSIEEAAAKLNTLRTSGPTKEAFTFRKAFPAPSESFQRSGET from the coding sequence ATGCTCCAATACCATATTGCTCAGCTCAACATTGCCAGCCTGATGGCTCCAATCGATTCGCTGCAGCTTTTCGATTTTGTTGAGAATCTGAACCGCATCAACTCGTTGGCAGACCAGTCCCCTGGGTTCATCTGGCGGTTACAAACCGAGGATGGGGACGCCACTGGCATCGACTATTTCGGTTCCGACCATATCGTTAATGTGTCGCTGTGGGACTCGATCGAAGCTCTGCATCATTATGTTTACCGGTCTGCCCACGTTGAGATCATGCGCCGCAAGAAAGAGTGGTTTCATAAAATGGCAGAGTCGCACATGGTGCTTTGGTGGGTTCCCGCTGGCCATATTCCGTCGATCGAAGAGGCAGCCGCCAAGCTGAATACGTTGAGAACATCGGGACCTACAAAGGAAGCTTTCACATTCAGGAAAGCATTCCCGGCTCCCAGCGAGAGCTTCCAACGATCAGGCGAGACGTAG
- a CDS encoding GNAT family N-acetyltransferase has translation MAFIEPITLAARGVKLVPLVLDHEAGLHAAAADGALWDVRVTSIPEPDQTRGYIEAALKSRAEGHRFAFAVVEEASGLVLGSTSYHDILPDPKRVEIGYTWYAKRAQRTHINTTCKLLMLTHAFDTLGCNVVGWRTDVFNFASQRAIERLGAKKDGVIRGNGLRRDGTIRDTVMYSLHKGEWPEVRAHLEYLLSRSVSSQADVLPASS, from the coding sequence ATGGCCTTCATCGAACCCATCACCCTGGCCGCACGAGGCGTAAAGCTCGTCCCGCTTGTACTTGACCACGAAGCCGGTCTGCACGCCGCAGCTGCGGACGGCGCGCTATGGGATGTGCGGGTCACCTCAATTCCAGAGCCCGACCAGACGCGCGGTTACATTGAAGCTGCGCTCAAAAGCCGGGCGGAGGGTCACCGGTTTGCTTTCGCTGTGGTTGAAGAGGCCAGCGGCCTAGTGCTTGGCTCCACCAGTTATCACGACATACTGCCTGACCCGAAGCGCGTGGAGATCGGCTACACCTGGTACGCCAAGCGAGCGCAGCGGACGCATATCAACACCACGTGCAAGCTACTGATGTTAACGCACGCTTTCGACACGCTGGGCTGTAACGTCGTCGGCTGGCGGACCGACGTTTTCAACTTCGCCAGCCAGCGGGCCATCGAGCGGCTCGGCGCGAAGAAGGACGGGGTTATTCGCGGCAACGGGTTGCGCCGCGACGGAACGATCCGGGACACGGTGATGTACAGCCTGCACAAGGGAGAATGGCCAGAGGTGCGCGCACACCTTGAATATCTGTTGAGTCGGTCCGTTTCGTCCCAGGCGGACGTGCTTCCGGCTAGCAGTTGA